AAACTAAACCTAATAAAACTAATCCGACCCGAATTTCCAAACCTATATCCAAAGCGGAACCAAAAAAATAGTTTGTATTACCTAAAAGTGACTGGAAATTTAGGGCTGAGCATCGGTCCAAGATCGGGCTGAACCGAACTGAAGACCGAAACTAAATTTTTCGTGGACCGAAACCGGACATAAAACTTTCGGTCTTGGGCCAGACCAAATCCGAGATATTTGGTCTGATCCTGTCTTAAATCGAAATTGATGTAAAACTAATTTATTCACTATTTCGAATATGATAAATATATTTATATTTCATTATATCAATTGCATTGAATGATTTAGACGATTTCTTTTTATGAAAATAATTGTTAATATTAATTGGAATTTAAAGATAAAAGTATGATCGATTTATGATATTTTAATGATTAGTCTTTAAAAGTAGAAAATTTTGTCTGCGCCTAAAACCGGTCTTGGACTAGACCAGACTGAAGACCGACACCTGAAAAAATGTGGACCTAGGACCGGACCTAAAAAATTTGGTCCAGCaaattcttataccttggttgtaccatgcttatggtacaactggatgtataatcctatttgtgtacATAATGCCACGACCCAAAAGTTTAGGGGCAATTTACTACTTTCTCTTTGTAGATAATTACTACAGTAGTTGCTAACTTAGTAGTTAGTCAATTCGGACCGTATTGGATTAAATCACATCGcatatgtattttttctgagctaatttaaagttcatgtttttaatgtgtaaatagATGAACtgaatactttctaataaagctcatattctttaacataaagctcagATACTTTATtacaaagctcagattctacgccgtacaacatatacaactggttgtatagtccatgaattgcaTTATGTATGGGTTTTAAATACTATAGCTACCTTTGACAAGACATTTTAGCTACCTAATTTGGTCAAAGtagtttatttgaccaaaatttcaggtaccttatttttttgtaagtgtttggcaagtagcatatttaaccaaataagctacctgaaatgaaatgctacctagagaagcatttgagatttcaggtaccttatttgatataattttccgtttttaccccttaaatttatactgttaaataattataatatcattttacgtcatttcatcaaaatcagttaacttttcagttattttgccaaacacttttttatataatcagctaccttgTTAGTtcttaattttcagctaccttatcaacagttaccttttcaggtttcaggtttcagctaccttttcaattagttttaccaaacagagtctATATGTAGTCGTGTAGATAAGGGAAAGTAACTAGTTTTAACGGGTTTTTTAATGGGTTATTTTTTTGGGTATAAAGTGAGCCACACGAGAAATTTTGATACTGACGAGTGAGATTTAAACCCAGATCATGAACACCGACTTTCCTGACTTTACCAACCACGaagtaaatattttttttttggagttGGAATGATACTCACATATTGTAGCAGGTGGGTATCATTATAATATTCGTCGTGGCTTAGTTCATTTATTTTTGAGTTGTCGAATTAAATTATCTCCTATGTCCCAATCGTTCATTTGTGTAGATTCGATTAAAATACTtctcataaaaaataaaattaagtaCACAGCTACGCGTTTACTGTATCTGACCATGCCAAACAGACCATAAGAGTAGGATTATTCGGGAATCAATTGCTGATATTAGATACAGAGCAGCTAGCTAGGCGTTGCACACTTGTGTAAGTGCACGTTTTTGCTTCGGCACAGCTGAAGCTTTAGTAATCTTCAGACTTGGTAACTGACCAACAATTTTTCCATATAATGATGGCTATTTATTAGTAACTGATCAATAGCATGCTATAAATTTTAAATAATCGGCCGAGACAATCGATGAAACCTGACCTGCTAATATAATCAGTACAGACAATGCACTACTGAAATTTAACATAGGCATGAATGACCCATCTGGCCTTCCAAATTAAAAACCGCTTTCTATTGTATAAACATATTTCAATCTCGGAAAATAAATCATTATCGTAACAATGTTTATAAACTAAAATCTTCGAAGTAATTAATCAGCACTACTGATAACAGTAACAAGTTAACTTTAGACTGAATGATCCGATTTCTCTACTGCGAAATTCTCAAGATCATACCATATATACCAAGACATTGATAGATCAAGCTGCTCTTCGGCATTGACGTAACTTTTTAACGGCTTCAGCAGGATGCTATCTCCTGCAACACAAGTACAACTGCTGCCATATGGGAATTGTTTAGGAAAATCACGTGCAATAAAACTACTTCTATTCCAAGCCGCCTTCGGATTTTTATGGTCAAACAATGTCAACTGTTGTATCATATCACTTTCCTCTTTCCAGATAAACACAGTTGGGCGCCCTTTCAAGGATGTCAAATAGTATCTGACTGTCTCAACGTCTTTGATGGGTATCGTATCAAGCGTGTAATCTGTGAACAACTCGCGATTCAGATCAAAAGCAACCACGGTTAGCACGCTAGTATCATCAATTTTATTGTCATTGACCCAATAAATCACTCCATCGAGACAAAACCTATTATGGTTTCTCCAATAACGCGAGTTCATGGAtacttcaaaatgtaaatatttataCTCAACCGGTTTCCAATGTTTCGATCCAATTGTTAATATCATTGCCTTGGTACAACACTCTTCGCTTCCACCATAAATACTTAGAACCTTGTATACCTTATTTACTGGATCAAAACCTAATGCATACCAAAGTGTGATACGACCTGCAGTACCTACTGTAGGTACTGCAGGAAGAGTAATAAATTCCCTCGTCCTTAAGCTTAAAAGACCGACACGCTTTGGAAAACTAGTAAAGAGACAAATAAGGTCATTGCAGATATTGGACATCATATTACAATTGTACTTGCGCCAGAGAGTATCCGTAAAACCTTCATGatgtcctattattatctccgTTGTCCTGTTATTCTCCGTGAAAATTACTTTTGTTGTTTTTGGTACGGTCATATTCAACCTATCGGGATCTTTATTATCAGAAAGCTCGAATGAGAGTACCGTGTCATATCCCCCAATCAGCTTGTGTGTTACAAAAGCAAGTTTTGAATGTTTATCATATGAACGAGAGTGTCTAAGCACGAACGCGTGTTTGGTTAAAATAGTATTCCAGCGTTTGGAAACACAATTGAATATTGACAGTGTTTTCGGTGGCAGCCATGACAAGATATCAATCTGAAGCTCTTTCGGAATGTCACCAAATGATGGATATTTCATATTGAACGTGAAAACTCGTAAGATCACTTGACTAAGACAGTAAGACGGTTGAATATATTTCGATCTAGACCTTGACAGAACCGAAAAATAACAACGTTAATGTTTGTTAATGATTAATGATCAAAAAATTGTCGTCTACAAAAGGTATTGTATGAGACGACGACCTATGAACAACTTTCCTTAATTATCCTTATTAGGAAACTTCAACATATTCGGTCATGGACAAAACTCTTTAACAATTTTCCTTAATTATCTGAATTCAATTCGGAAACTAATAACCTTTTCTATATGCGAATATTGACCACTGAAGATCCTCTGTCCCATATGGTGTCCCATCTCCTGTCCCATGCTACTCTTTGATTGACACATCAACCTaggaaataataataaatatatatgtCATATATGTGGTTTTTATGTCTATGTGTCAAAAGGAGAGAGCATGGGACAGGAGATGGGACACaaaaatgggacagaggatcctcTATCCCATTTTCGTGTCCCATCTTGTGTCCCGCTATCTCTCCATTTGACACATAAGCAACAAACATTAAAATCAAGTATTTAGATAATATCAAAGGATGAGGTGTCAGAATATTAACGCAGTGGGACACAAGATGGGACACGAAACGAAAAGGGTATTTATTTATACTAACAAAAGCAGATTTCGGAAACCATGCTACAACTTTCCTAATTACAATACTTTCCTAAAAGAAATAGACAAAACCACCTCTGGCTTTTCCTAAAAAAGTAGACCTGATGGGATCCCGAAATTGCCACATAACAACGACCTGAATGCCACTCTCGACCTAATATTCATTATTGACATAccagtttgaatgcccgtgcgttgcaacggggtaattaacttatttataatgcgaaaaaaaaaagttataaggGTTTGATGTGATAGTCTCGTGGTGTTGTGAACACATGAATGAGTAAGGTTACGTGCATTTGGCCCATTCACTCGTCTTATAGTGGAAGCCTACATTTTCTTGCTTATTACTCGTACAAGGAAAATATGATTCTCGTGTGACAGCTCATCGTTCTTTTGAAGGGAAAATCGGAATTCAATTGGAGTATTTCAATGAACTTAATCGACAAAATTCATTACTTCTACTTTAGAAGTGGCCTTATACCAAACAGacgatcatttgttgtcctttggttttggtacaaagatcaaggaaagaggagagggtcaattgctaaatgacaagtggaacaaattgagtgtgaatgatcaaattactcatcaactTCATTCTTAATatagaaaagacaacaaataactgagacacccaaaatggaaaaggacaacaaatgaccgggacatagGAAGTAATACATCATGTATAATCTGTTCCAGGTAGCATGAAATTAAAATGAATAACCAAAGTTTTAATTACCTTGGTGACCATCAAAGTCAAAAAGGGCAATATAAGtgtatattatactccctcctattttagataaacctccctattcatgggggcactagaattaaggagagggattaaaataaggtaaagtattgtagtggggtttgataattggagagagggaaggtattgtgggaTATTATTGtgggtggggtgattaaaatatgtattgttgtggggtaagttgattaaaataagtattgttgtgaggTGAGGGGggatattgttgtggggtaagatgattaaaataagtataaaactttactaaataaggaaataaggaaggtattgtgaatagatgaaaaaggaaagagagaagtttatgtagaataggagggagtattaatatTACTATTTCACGGCGAAATTTTCAAGGTCATACAATATATACCGAGAAGACTTTGTATCATCCTGCTCTTCGGATATCACTGTACTTTGAATCGACTCTGCATATTGTAGGAGGATGTTACCTCCTACAACATATACACTCGTTTCATTAATTCTGTAAGAGAACATCATAGGAAAATCCTGTGAAATAAAGCTTCTTGCAGTCCAAGACGCATTCGGATTTTTATGGTTATACAATGTCAACTGTTGTATCTCATGATTCTCATCACTTTTTATCTTCCAACTGAAGAGAGTTGGGCAACCTTTCAAGGATGTCAAATAAAATCCGTAAGTCTCAACGTCTTCGATGGGTGTCACAACAAGGTCACGATATTCACTGAACGCCTCATGATTcaaatcaaaagcaacaacattcaGCCTCATAGTCATATGATTCATATCATCCTGAATGTCATGTTCATGGACCCAATAAATCACTCCGTCAAGGCAGAAAGGATGGGTGGTATACAAAGAACACATCAGTGAATATGGTAAACAGTCATACTCAATTCGGTTCCAATATTTGGATCCAACAGTTAATATTGCGGCTTTGGTATTATATCCCATGTTTATTTCGGAATAAATACACAGAACCTTGAATACCTTAGATACAGGATCAAACCCTAATgcataccaaaatccaagagcaATCTCAGATTCAGTTACTTCAGGAAGATGGATAAAATCCAGGGTTCTTATGTTTAGAAGACCGACTCGCTTTGAAGAATCAATAGAGAGACAAATGAGGTCATTGCATATATTGGACATACaagtatatttaattttatgaaaatcagtTAAATATACGTCTTGCGCTCTTATTATCTCCTCAGTACTTTCCGTTCCCCCGGTTGGCGTAAAAAAACAATTCACAACCATTACACATACGTTTGGTGGCTTCGCTACAGTGACAGCCGTCGTTTTGGGAGTGTTGTCATCGTTGATCTTTATTGAGAGAACCTTGTTTTTCACCTCAACAGTCGAGCATGCCACAAAAGCAAGTTTTGGATGTTTACCATATGAAACGGAGTGTCGAAGCCAGAATGCTTTTACGGTTAACGCGGTATACCAGTGTTTCGATACACATTTGCATCTTGACAGTGACTTGGGGGGCAGCCGTGACAAGATATAAATTTGAAGTTCTTCCGGAATGCCGACAAATGATGCATCATTCATATTGAAATTTAAAACTCGCAAGATCACTCGACTAAGACGGTGGTTACTTTGATCGTCAAGACCGcaaaagaataagaaagaaacAACAATCAACCTTGCATGGTAGAAAGAATGAATTAGAGAAGTCTGAATTTTAATAGATGATCAAAGTATTTTATGCATATAGGTGAAACATCATAATTACTGCGGCAGGTCAGCACGGGTAGGTTTAGTAAATTTaagagtaaattaacaattacttccttttataaaccacttttctaaaataactcccttatgaaaactttttaattatttactcccataaaatgttCTCAGTTCAAAAGTTGCACCCATTTCGTCTTTCCGGTGACATATTCCGTCAGTTTTCAAATTTTCAGGTTAGAAACccaatttaatgacgaaaatgcCCTTATGTTGTTATATACTTCAAGGTTTTAACTCTCTTTCCTCTCCATTGTACAgcccaccaccacccaccacaacCAACACCGACTACCACCACCGCGCACATTTGAGTAGCCACCCACGACGTCCTGCACACCGACCCCAAGACTCCCACTACTACAACGCCCAGATCTACAACCAACACATTCAATCTTGCACGCCGTACCAGCCTCCTTCCTCATACAAACTCTAACAGTTGCTCCATAATCTTTGCTTTTTACTCACTAGAGTTATGAATTTGATAATGGGTAGGATTATGGGCAAAATAGGGAAAATCACATCCAATGATTTATTTGCTTTTTGACCAAAAACAATTGGGAAATGAAAAATTGCGGTTAATTTCTGGGTTATAAGAACCCAATTGTTTCGCATTCAATAATTTTTTCTGGATACTTGATCTCGTTTGAACGAGATGGATGTGATTTGGGCTTATATATTTTTTCTTTGTCATGTTCATAGTAAATAAATGAAGGTGGAGGTGAGGTGAGGTGGAGTGTTTGAGTTTTGTTTTCATTGTATTTGTCTACAGGAAGAACGGGGGAGAAGAAGAGCACAATccttgtttttattttaattgtttgtaAATAAATGGGGATAAGTAGTGATGgacactaaaataaaacaaccgaAGAAATGAGAAATTGGGAAATGAAAAAATTGATCAAACCCAGAAAGTTATTCCCCACAATTTTTCTGGGTTAAGATTGAATGATGTCGAGTGGCAGAGTAGATGGTGATGGTAGTTGATGATGTTGAGTGGCAGAAGAAGAATGTTGGACATGCATGTGAGCGAAATTAAGTGACGAAAATGGTGGTCCGATGTCGAGAGTGGTGTTGCTGGGGAGAGTAGATGTCGTGATTTGAGGAGGAAGGTCGAAGGAGGTGATGAAAATGGTGGTCCAATGAATAAGAGGAATGGTTGAATGAAGATGATGACATAACAAAAGAACAAAGAATACACCAGGGGCAAAACGgtcataaaaaaatatttttcaccTGAAAGTATAAATGGGTGCAATTTTTGACCTGAGACTATTTTAtgagagtaaattattaaaaagttttcataagggagttattttagaaaagtggtttatagaagggagtaattgttaatttactctaaatttaatttaaaaattgatCCAATCCAAATAACCATATTGAACCCTGATGTAGAAAATGTTTACCTAAAAGACCccgttttacaataaaattaagAGTTCTACAACAGCCTTATACAAATATCgttgtttttttttggtacacAAATTGTAAGTGGTCAGAAAAATGGACCGGACCGGATTATTTGTTCTGGACCAAACCCGGACCGAATTATTTTGGTCCGGTCCTCGATCCTCATTTTTTCAAGTTTCGGTCTTTGGTctggtccggtccaagaccggttAATCTAGGTCCGGACCGAATGGACCAAATTCCATATTTGTAAAGAGTAATCATTAAAATATTATCCATTTAATTATTTAAATGCATTTTATTTAACagaataaaaatgtaattatcataGAGTACGAAATAGTGAAAAAACTAGTTTTAGGTCCATTTCGTcctaagaccggaccggaccggaccaaatattTCGGGTTTGATCCGGTCCAAGACCAAATTTTTTTGGTACGgttcggtccggtcttggaccgataCTCAGCCTTATGTGCATACACACGGCCCAACTAGCAAGCATGTTACTCCGTCCCGAGTAGTCGCATACACCCGGCCCATTTTTTTACCCAGAACCTGACTCGAAATCGAAATAGATTTGACCTGAAATACACCCGACCCATATTTTATTCGAACCCAAAATTACCTGACCCGTAACCCGCTCGTTCGACTGGTTTGACAGGTCTACGAGTAACGAATCCATACATTGGAGTAGAGCTGATGGTAAAGGAACTTTTGTTTTAGTTTGACTAATTATTTCATCGGCGTTAGAATAAAACTTGTGTGCATCGTGGTTTTGGGGGTTGTTTTACTTTGCCCCAGTGACATCAAGGTCGGTCTTGACGACATGTTTTGTGACCGCATGTTGTGCACACGCTTGGAGCGTCTGTCGAACCACATAGTTTGTCTGTCCGTTCTTCGCTATCGATCCGTAAGAAAGAAATTGACAAGAGAATTAAAATTGGTGTAACAAAAAACATGTTATGCTATTACAGTAACAACTTAACCTGACAGTTAATGATCTGATTTCTATAGAAGATCGACTTTCGatcaaatttcaaaaaccaaagaAACTTATGTTTAAAACAGATAAATAATTGATCAAAGTTTTACCAACTATCATAGTCAAATGGAGCATGTATATGTTA
This sequence is a window from Silene latifolia isolate original U9 population chromosome 8, ASM4854445v1, whole genome shotgun sequence. Protein-coding genes within it:
- the LOC141594499 gene encoding putative F-box protein At1g32420 — protein: MKYPSFGDIPKELQIDILSWLPPKTLSIFNCVSKRWNTILTKHAFVLRHSRSYDKHSKLAFVTHKLIGGYDTVLSFELSDNKDPDRLNMTVPKTTKVIFTENNRTTEIIIGHHEGFTDTLWRKYNCNMMSNICNDLICLFTSFPKRVGLLSLRTREFITLPAVPTVGTAGRITLWYALGFDPVNKVYKVLSIYGGSEECCTKAMILTIGSKHWKPVEYKYLHFEVSMNSRYWRNHNRFCLDGVIYWVNDNKIDDTSVLTVVAFDLNRELFTDYTLDTIPIKDVETVRYYLTSLKGRPTVFIWKEESDMIQQLTLFDHKNPKAAWNRSSFIARDFPKQFPYGSSCTCVAGDSILLKPLKSYVNAEEQLDLSMSWYIWYDLENFAVEKSDHSV
- the LOC141594501 gene encoding putative F-box protein At2g02030: MNDASFVGIPEELQIYILSRLPPKSLSRCKCVSKHWYTALTVKAFWLRHSVSYGKHPKLAFVACSTVEVKNKVLSIKINDDNTPKTTAVTVAKPPNVCVMVVNCFFTPTGGTESTEEIIRAQDVYLTDFHKIKYTCMSNICNDLICLSIDSSKRVGLLNIRTLDFIHLPEVTESEIALGFWYALGFDPVSKVFKVLCIYSEINMGYNTKAAILTVGSKYWNRIEYDCLPYSLMCSLYTTHPFCLDGVIYWVHEHDIQDDMNHMTMRLNVVAFDLNHEAFSEYRDLVVTPIEDVETYGFYLTSLKGCPTLFSWKIKSDENHEIQQLTLYNHKNPNASWTARSFISQDFPMMFSYRINETSVYVVGGNILLQYAESIQSTVISEEQDDTKSSRYILYDLENFAVK